A stretch of the Bdellovibrio sp. 22V genome encodes the following:
- a CDS encoding alpha/beta hydrolase, translating to MVSHHDLTDIEKEIEIPSGDLRLKGILGLPEWVTSIVIFAHGSGSSRWSSRNNFVAHVLQKRGLGTLLMDLLTEEESNDRNKVFDVELLAERLQAAKKYLSTQAKTKNLPVAYFGASTGAAAALTAAAHDRTIFAVVSRGGRPDLAEPNLKKVKAPTLLIVGGNDPEVMTLNKKALAQMKCEKQLIVVSGATHLFEESGTLEQVTHHAVGWFLQHLPLEKTKEASL from the coding sequence ATGGTTTCCCATCATGATTTAACGGATATTGAAAAAGAAATTGAAATTCCAAGTGGAGACCTTCGTCTGAAAGGAATTCTGGGTTTACCGGAGTGGGTAACGTCTATCGTGATTTTTGCTCACGGAAGCGGAAGCAGTCGGTGGAGTTCACGAAATAACTTTGTTGCGCACGTCTTACAAAAAAGAGGCCTGGGAACTCTTCTGATGGATTTGCTCACAGAAGAAGAATCCAACGATCGCAACAAAGTCTTTGATGTCGAACTTCTTGCGGAGCGTTTGCAGGCCGCTAAAAAATATCTTTCAACCCAAGCTAAAACAAAGAATCTGCCGGTCGCCTACTTCGGTGCAAGCACGGGAGCGGCCGCGGCCCTTACAGCAGCTGCTCACGACAGAACTATTTTCGCGGTGGTTTCCCGAGGCGGTCGTCCGGATTTGGCAGAGCCGAACTTAAAAAAAGTCAAAGCACCGACATTGTTGATTGTCGGGGGAAATGATCCCGAGGTGATGACTTTAAATAAAAAAGCTCTGGCGCAGATGAAATGTGAAAAGCAATTGATCGTTGTCTCGGGTGCGACTCATCTTTTTGAAGAAAGTGGGACGTTAGAGCAAGTCACACATCACGCAGTCGGTTGGTTCCTGCAGCACTTGCCCCTAGAGAAAACAAAAGAGGCTTCTTTATGA